One Microaerobacter geothermalis genomic region harbors:
- a CDS encoding cysteine desulfurase family protein — protein sequence MQQIYLDHAATTPVHPLVYEAMEPFFKKIYGNPSSIHGFGRTVRLHIDEAREKIARSIHAEPGQIVFTSGGTEADNMAIIGVALANRQKGNHIITSQIEHHAVLHACEYLEKMGFEVTYLPVDLSGKVNLKDVAKAIKDQTILISIMYGNNEVGTLQPVSEIGHLAREKGIYVHSDAVQAFGTIPIDVSTLPVDLLSFSAHKMNGPKGIGALYISKKVLILPHILGGSQEKKRRAGTENVPGIIGFSKAVEIAMGTMEEKREKYIRFRKIMTDTFSKEEIVYHVNGHSEEYLPHILNVSFPGTKTETLLMALDMEGIAAASGSACSSGSLEVSHVLRSMCLKEELTQSAVRFSFGYGLTEEDIQLAAKKTAQIVKRLIMKKGKTPK from the coding sequence ATGCAGCAGATATACTTGGACCATGCCGCAACAACGCCCGTTCATCCATTGGTATATGAAGCGATGGAGCCTTTTTTTAAGAAGATATACGGAAATCCATCCAGCATTCATGGGTTCGGAAGAACAGTTCGCCTCCATATCGATGAGGCCAGGGAAAAGATTGCCCGTTCCATTCACGCTGAACCCGGACAAATTGTGTTTACCAGCGGTGGAACGGAAGCGGATAATATGGCCATTATTGGTGTAGCTTTGGCTAACCGGCAAAAAGGCAATCATATTATTACATCACAGATTGAACATCATGCCGTTCTTCATGCCTGCGAATATTTAGAAAAAATGGGATTTGAAGTAACTTATCTTCCAGTAGACTTATCAGGAAAGGTAAACTTGAAAGATGTGGCAAAGGCCATCAAAGATCAAACGATCTTAATTAGTATCATGTATGGAAACAATGAGGTGGGGACTCTACAGCCCGTTTCAGAGATTGGTCATTTGGCTCGGGAAAAGGGGATTTATGTTCATAGTGATGCCGTACAAGCCTTCGGCACGATTCCCATTGATGTAAGCACATTACCGGTTGATCTATTATCCTTCTCTGCCCACAAAATGAACGGCCCAAAAGGAATCGGTGCTTTATATATTTCCAAAAAAGTTCTTATCTTACCCCATATCTTGGGTGGTTCCCAGGAGAAAAAACGAAGGGCCGGAACGGAAAATGTTCCTGGTATTATCGGGTTTTCCAAGGCTGTAGAAATTGCCATGGGAACCATGGAAGAAAAACGGGAGAAATATATCCGGTTCCGCAAGATCATGACAGATACATTTAGTAAAGAAGAAATCGTTTATCATGTAAACGGACATTCAGAAGAGTATCTTCCTCATATTTTAAATGTCAGTTTTCCGGGAACCAAAACAGAAACCTTGTTGATGGCACTGGATATGGAAGGAATTGCTGCCGCCAGCGGATCTGCCTGCTCATCCGGTTCCTTGGAGGTTTCCCATGTACTGCGTTCCATGTGTTTAAAGGAAGAATTGACCCAATCAGCCGTCCGTTTTAGCTTTGGATATGGCTTGACAGAAGAAGATATACAGCTTGCTGCTAAAAAAACTGCCCAGATAGTAAAGAGATTAATCATGAAAAAAGGAAAAACTCCTAAATAA
- the recD2 gene encoding SF1B family DNA helicase RecD2 — MNESVKGQIIHEIFHNEENWYTITKVKVLETSTPIEDKEIVVVGTFPSVYPEDVFIFTGYWKDHPRFGRQFHAESYEKDWPKTREGIIKYLSSDLFHGVGKKTAEKIVDHLGENALTVIAENPDSLHEIPGMHPSRANEIYQVIIEHKALEQAMVFLYRFGIGPNLAVRIYQVYLQDTLRILQENPYQLIEDVQGIGFKRADEIGRGVGIGADSPQRLKAAIYHLLSEAAHGSGHVYLPQDVLIEKSIQLLYEINNSYLFETSQVETGLLQLIEEGKVVLDEERCYLPSLYYAEVGFARKVLDLLQTKLESNLSMAEFFQGLGEVEEQLGIEFAPTQREAIEKAMTTPFMILTGGPGTGKTTVIKGICHLFSIIQQISINPEDYRDPEGDPFPILLVAPTGRAAKRMSEATGLPAMTIHRLLGWKGDFFERDGDHPIDGKLLIVDESSMMDMWLANQLFRSIPEGMRVILVGDADQLPSVGPGNVLHDLIRSGQVPVIQLTDIYRQAEGSSIIELAHYIGKGEIPPDLEYPKKDRRFFSCTPSETVELIKRVCQGAIEKGYAVRDIQVLAPMYKGKAGINELNKELQELFNPHSGKKREITYGETTFRVGDKVLQLSNNPDQHVFNGDIGEVMAVITPEESNEKEPMLVVHFDGLEVIYGRSQLHQLTLAYCCSIHKSQGSEFPIVVIPVLLSYYRMLRRKLIYTAVTRGKTYLILCGQREALEKAVKESGEELRYSFLIQRLHQMPD; from the coding sequence ATGAATGAAAGTGTCAAGGGCCAAATAATCCATGAAATATTTCACAATGAGGAGAATTGGTACACCATTACTAAAGTTAAGGTTCTAGAAACCTCCACTCCCATTGAGGATAAAGAAATTGTTGTTGTTGGCACTTTTCCTTCTGTCTATCCCGAAGATGTTTTTATCTTTACCGGTTATTGGAAGGATCATCCCAGGTTTGGCCGGCAATTTCATGCGGAAAGCTATGAGAAGGATTGGCCAAAAACCAGGGAAGGAATCATCAAGTATTTATCCAGCGATTTATTTCATGGGGTAGGGAAAAAGACGGCGGAAAAAATCGTTGACCACTTGGGGGAAAATGCTTTAACCGTCATCGCAGAAAATCCCGATTCACTTCATGAGATTCCCGGCATGCATCCTTCCCGTGCCAATGAGATATATCAGGTGATTATTGAGCATAAGGCCCTGGAACAGGCGATGGTTTTTCTTTATCGCTTTGGTATTGGTCCCAATCTGGCAGTCCGGATATATCAAGTATATTTGCAGGATACGTTGAGGATTCTTCAGGAGAATCCCTATCAGCTGATTGAAGACGTTCAAGGGATTGGCTTTAAAAGGGCCGATGAAATTGGACGGGGAGTAGGTATAGGAGCAGATTCTCCGCAAAGGTTAAAGGCAGCTATTTACCATTTGCTCAGTGAAGCCGCCCATGGTAGCGGTCATGTTTATCTTCCTCAAGATGTTTTGATTGAAAAATCCATTCAGCTTCTTTATGAAATTAATAATAGCTATCTTTTTGAGACATCACAGGTGGAAACTGGTCTGCTTCAATTAATTGAAGAGGGTAAAGTGGTCTTGGATGAAGAGAGGTGTTACCTACCTTCCCTTTATTATGCCGAGGTTGGTTTTGCCAGAAAGGTGTTGGATTTGTTACAAACGAAATTGGAGAGCAACCTATCAATGGCTGAGTTTTTCCAGGGTTTAGGAGAAGTGGAGGAACAGTTGGGAATCGAATTTGCTCCTACTCAAAGGGAAGCCATTGAAAAGGCAATGACCACACCGTTTATGATCTTAACCGGAGGTCCCGGTACGGGAAAAACAACGGTGATCAAAGGAATATGTCATTTGTTTTCCATTATACAGCAAATTTCCATCAACCCGGAGGACTACAGGGATCCTGAAGGAGATCCTTTCCCAATTTTGCTGGTGGCACCTACGGGAAGAGCTGCAAAACGGATGTCTGAAGCAACAGGACTTCCTGCGATGACCATCCACCGTCTTTTAGGGTGGAAAGGGGATTTTTTTGAGCGGGACGGGGATCACCCCATTGATGGAAAACTGTTAATTGTGGACGAGTCTTCCATGATGGATATGTGGTTGGCCAATCAATTATTTCGAAGTATTCCGGAGGGGATGCGGGTCATATTAGTGGGGGATGCAGACCAGCTTCCTTCCGTAGGCCCGGGGAATGTGTTGCACGACTTGATTCGTTCAGGACAGGTTCCCGTCATCCAATTAACGGATATTTATCGTCAGGCTGAAGGTTCATCCATCATTGAACTTGCCCATTACATTGGAAAAGGAGAAATTCCTCCTGATTTGGAATATCCAAAGAAAGACCGTCGTTTTTTTTCATGTACTCCATCAGAGACCGTTGAGTTAATTAAGCGGGTTTGCCAGGGAGCCATTGAGAAGGGATATGCTGTCCGAGATATTCAAGTTTTAGCTCCTATGTACAAGGGAAAAGCCGGTATTAATGAATTAAATAAAGAATTGCAGGAATTATTTAATCCCCATTCTGGGAAAAAGAGGGAAATCACATATGGAGAGACGACTTTTCGGGTGGGAGACAAAGTATTGCAATTATCCAACAATCCCGACCAGCATGTGTTTAACGGTGATATTGGAGAAGTGATGGCCGTTATTACTCCTGAGGAATCCAATGAAAAGGAACCGATGCTTGTTGTTCATTTTGACGGATTGGAAGTTATTTATGGCAGAAGTCAGCTTCATCAACTAACGTTAGCCTATTGTTGTTCGATACATAAGTCCCAGGGAAGTGAATTCCCCATCGTCGTGATTCCCGTTCTGTTAAGTTATTATCGGATGTTGAGAAGAAAATTGATTTATACAGCTGTCACCCGTGGAAAAACATATCTTATCCTGTGTGGACA